From one Misgurnus anguillicaudatus chromosome 2, ASM2758022v2, whole genome shotgun sequence genomic stretch:
- the dhrs1 gene encoding LOW QUALITY PROTEIN: dehydrogenase/reductase SDR family member 1 (The sequence of the model RefSeq protein was modified relative to this genomic sequence to represent the inferred CDS: inserted 2 bases in 1 codon) has protein sequence MALSGWICVVTGASRGIGRGIALQLSEAGATVYITGRQDKILKETAAEVTQRGGKCLPVVCDSSKEDEIKELFERVRREQNGRLDILVNNAYAGVQAIFENTGKKFXDTINNTGLRGHYFCSVYAARMMVAQGSGLIVVISSMGGLRYVFNVAYGVGKAACDRLAADTAVELRKRGVASISLWPGAVQTEFITQKLSQSETSSGFDPKFRDMFANGETTELSGKCIVELAKDKNLMSMTGKVLMTCDLARCYGLKDVDGRNIVDYTSLKYIISQVPYVSWLSVITPSFIRVPRFMLNLASGKF, from the exons ATGGCACTATCTGGGTGGATCTGTGTGGTGACTGGTGCGTCCAGAGGAATTGGAAGAGGTATTGCTCTTCAGTTATCTGAGGCTGGTGCCACCGTGTACATCACTGGTCGACAGGACAAGATTCTGAAGGAGACAGCAGCTGAG GTGACGCAGCGAGGTGGCAAATGTCTGCCAGTAGTCTGTGACTCATCTAAAGAGGATGAAATCAAGGAGCTGTTTGAACGTGTCCGGCGTGAGCAAAATGGCAGGCTTGATATCTTGGTGAATAACGCTTATGCTGGTGTACAG GCCATTTTTGAAAACACGGGAAAGAAGTT TGATACCATCAACAACACAGGTCTTAg GGGTCACTATTTCTGCTCTGTGTATGCTGCAAGAATGATGGTGGCTCAAGGCAGTGGCTTGATTGTGGTTATATCATCCATGGGTGGTCTACGCTACGTCTTTAACGTAGCCTATGGGGTCGGCAAGGCTGC GTGTGACAGACTGGCAGCAGATACAGCAGTAGAGCTGAGAAAGAGAGGTGTCGCTTCTATAAGCCTTTGGCCCGGAGCGGTTCAGACCGAGTTTATTACCCAAAAGTTATCTCAGAGTGAGACATCTTCTGGTTTTGACCCAAAA TTTAGGGACATGTTCGCTAATGGTGAGACCACAGAGCTTAGTGGGAAGTGCATTGTTGAGCTCGCCAAAG ATAAGAATCTCATGTCAATGACTGGGAAAGTGCTGATGACCTGTGACCTGGCTCGGTGCTATGGTTTAAAGGATGTTGATG GCCGCAATATAGTGGACTACACCTCTCTGAAGTACATCATTTCACAAGTACCCTATGTGTCTTGGCTATCCGTAATCACACCTTCATTCATCAGAGTGCCTCGCTTCATGTTGAATCTTGCTAGTGGCAAATTCTGA
- the homeza gene encoding homeobox and leucine zipper encoding a, producing MATQSYHGLKVVAPKGMPSKRQDGKSPHHHNSNGKEHPSPSSRRQRESNSSGSVSFSTNNNSVICLPLVSEGLKLVWTQSDQTRELDTIPELVQAFNIFPYPTSQEVSTLARVCDLPLDKVKVWFMVQRIKYGISWASEDIEETRLKLARTEYVSENESKTKRKNEFDDLKKIEGTPKDHVEDLTHSPQSPHKRHKNESPQPTKLSPAASRFRSSLPAPQDSYYYRQPVEVSETPQASTPPTSVESSVGSEQPRHSRYKKSKAQLAALRQSFLRENWPDETELQRLQEETGLSRNDIRKWFSDSRYQLRNGRGASAAASYPATRGENETMSSLSSQELQPLSLTTKKVNTIQHTDSEKARLKGARKNRSRDSQFFQLFLSNTLEAFEGAPGVDAANCPEKGENNEVGSEVDSEGHCMTPPESAAPTSSSSPSVTPSKKQLVRPQSLKSARPVKANTPHDSTDQSSPLVLTSGGRPRKTKEQLAMLKDYFQRCPWPKSEEYTQIVELTCLPRADVIQWFGDTRYAVKNGHVRWVHANVRDQVLAEIALTQSGGTAVDSSGSLASEASRKRKSQGNSAPKLQKSPMDCTDFSPLELYYRQFGPLQEKDLDGLCRKSKMSYQQVRDWFASKDSNTLDVELNVID from the coding sequence ATGGCGACGCAGAGTTACCATGGCTTGAAGGTTGTCGCTCCTAAAGGGATGCCATCAAAAAGACAAGATGGGAAATCACCACACCACCACAACTCTAACGGAAAGGAACACCCTAGCCCCAGCAGTCGCAGGCAGCGGGAAAGCAACAGCAGTGGCAGTGTGAGCTTCAGCACCAATAATAACTCTGTAATATGTCTTCCACTGGTATCCGAGGGCCTAAAGCTAGTGTGGACCCAATCAGACCAAACACGTGAGCTGGATACTATACCGGAGTTGGTACAGGCCTTTAATATTTTCCCCTACCCAACATCTCAAGAGGTCAGCACCCTGGCCCGCGTATGTGATCTTCCACTCGATAAAGTCAAGGTCTGGTTTATGGTGCAGCGCATCAAGTATGGTATCAGCTGGGCGTCAGAGGATATTGAAGAGACACGGCTCAAGCTGGCCAGGACCGAATATGTGAGCGAGAATGAAAGCAAGACAAAGAGGAAGAACGAATTCGATGATTTAAAGAAAATAGAAGGGACACCTAAAGATCACGTAGAAGATCTAACACACAGCCCACAGTCGCCTCACAAAAGACATAAAAATGAAAGCCCGCAACCAACAAAGCTCTCTCCTGCTGCTTCGCGTTTTCGTTCATCTCTACCAGCTCCTCAGGATTCGTACTACTACCGTCAACCAGTGGAAGTGTCAGAAACACCTCAGGCATCCACGCCACCTACTTCTGTGGAGTCTTCAGTTGGGTCCGAGCAGCCACGGCACAGCCGCTACAAAAAGTCTAAAGCCCAGTTAGCTGCTCTGCGTCAAAGTTTTCTCCGGGAGAACTGGCCTGACGAGACCGAGCTCCAGCGGTTACAAGAAGAGACGGGTTTAAGTCGTAATGACATTCGAAAATGGTTTAGCGACAGTCGGTACCAGCTGCGAAACGGTAGGGGGGCATCAGCTGCGGCGTCCTACCCTGCTACGCGAGGAGAAAATGAAACCATGTCAAGTCTATCATCTCAGGAGCTTCAGCCGCTTTCGCTCACCACTAAAAAAGTCAACACAATACAGCACACCGATAGCGAAAAGGCTCGTTTGAAAGGGGCGCGAAAAAACCGCTCACGGGACTCTCAGTTTTTCCAGCTCTTTTTGTCTAACACTCTTGAGGCATTTGAAGGAGCACCAGGAGTAGACGCCGCAAACTGTCCAGAGAAAGGCGAGAATAATGAAGTTGGAAGCGAAGTGGACAGTGAAGGACATTGTATGACACCTCCAGAGTCAGCTGCACCCACTTCCTCCTCTTCTCCATCTGTAACCCCATCTAAAAAGCAGTTAGTGAGGCCGCAATCATTAAAATCTGCACGTCCTGTCAAAGCAAACACCCCACATGACTCCACTGACCAGTCTTCACCTTTAGTGTTAACATCAGGTGGGCGACCAAGAAAAACAAAAGAGCAGCTGGCAATGCTAAAGGACTACTTTCAGCGCTGCCCTTGGCCAAAGAGCGAAGAGTACACGCAGATAGTAGAACTGACGTGTTTACCTCGTGCCGATGTCATCCAATGGTTCGGAGACACGCGATACGCTGTAAAAAACGGCCACGTACGCTGGGTCCACGCTAATGTACGAGACCAAGTGCTTGCAGAGATAGCGTTGACGCAAAGCGGGGGGACTGCTGTTGATTCAAGTGGATCTTTAGCAAGTGAAGCGAGCAGAAAACGCAAGTCACAAGGAAACAGTGCACCGAAATTACAAAAGTCACCAATGGATTGTACAGACTTCAGTCCTCTGGAGCTGTATTACAGACAGTTTGGACCACTGCAGGAGAAAGACCTTGACGGTCTGTGCCGAAAGTCAAAAATGAGCTATCAGCAGGTGCGGGACTGGTTTGCCTCCAAAGACAGTAATACACTGGATGTAGAACTCAATGTTATTGACTGA